A single window of Penaeus vannamei isolate JL-2024 chromosome 24, ASM4276789v1, whole genome shotgun sequence DNA harbors:
- the LOC113812236 gene encoding acetyl-coenzyme A transporter 1 → MKRQRKGNEEENNFGLLLGNSEEGGRSKSKKNVRGANDDQANILLLLFLYVLQGIPLGLAGSIPMILQNRDVSYKDQATFSLSFWPFSIKLLWAPLVDSVYFQKMGRRKSWLVPAQYLIGFFMLILSSNINTLLGEGSAEAPNVTIITAVFFALNFLAATQDIAVDGWALTILSRENVGWASTCNSVGQTAGYFLGYVVFLALESRDFCVNYLGQADSLVTLPGFLYFWGIVFCVTTSLVWLLKHEKDESEVELDEPDFGLIGTYQVLGRILKMKTLRDLIIVLLTCKIGFAAADSLTVLKLTENGVPKDRLALLSIPLTPVQVFLPLYISRYTAGPRPLTPFIRSYPVRLLFGLVFAGLVWATPLFKDENGVYPAHFYVIIIIVYLIHQVTVNCMFVGVMAFFARISDKSVGGTYMTLLNTFTNLGGNWPSWIALRYVSDLTWKSCSGVINVLSCNKETEKQACEAEGGTCSVDVDGYYIESAVLVVFGFLWMKWGVPTIRRLQDLPMSAWAVSQRSD, encoded by the exons AtgaagaggcaaaggaaaggaaacgaagaggaaaataatttTGGTCTCTTGCTTGGAAATAGCGAAGAAG GAGGAAGatcgaaatctaaaaaaaatgtcCGCGGAGCAAATGACGACCAAGCCAACATTTTGCTGCTACTTTTCCTCTACGTGCTGCAAGGAATTCCGCTGGGATTAGCGGGCAGCATACCCATGATTCTACAGAATAGGGATGTCTCGTATAAGGATCAG GCAACCTTCAGCTTATCTTTCTGGCCCTTCAGCATTAAGCTGTTATGGGCACCCTTGGTAGATTCAGTTTATTTCCAAAAAATGGGTCGAAGGAAATCCTGGCTGGTGCCTGCGCAATATCTGATAG GTTTCTTTATGCTGATTTTGTCGTCAAACATCAATACCCTTTTGGGGGAAGGGTCTGCAGAAGCCCCAAATGTGACCATCATTACTGCAGTCTTTTTTGCGCTTAACTTCCTAGCAGCTACACAAGACATTGCGGTTGATGGCTGGGCTCTTACTATTTTATCAAG AGAAAATGTTGGATGGGCATCTACATGTAACTCAGTTGGCCAGACGGCAGGGTACTTCCTAGGCTACGTTGTGTTTCTTGCTCTAGAGTCTCGGGACTTTTGTGTCAACTACCTTGGCCAAGCTGACTCCCTTGTGACTCTGCCAG GTTTTCTGTATTTCTGGGGCATTGTCTTTTGTGTAACAACAAGTTTGGTTTGGTtgttaaaacatgaaaaagatgAATCAGAG GTTGAACTTGATGAGCCAGATTTTGGACTGATAGGCACCTACCAGGTGCTTGGTCGTATCCTGAAGATGAAAACTTTGCGAGATTTGATCATTGTGTTGCTGACTTGCAAG ATTGGATTTGCTGCTGCAGACTCCTTGACAGTCCTAAAGCTAACAGAGAATGGTGTTCCTAAGGACAGATTAGCCCTCCTGTCCATCCCCTTGACCCCAGTCCAAGTGTTTCTGCCACTCTATATCTCACGCTACACTGCAGGGCCCAGGCCCCTCACTCCCTTTATTCGTAGTTATCCTGTCAG ACTTCTCTTCGGGCTCGTTTTTGCTGGATTGGTTTGGGCAACACCTTTGTTCAAGGATGAGAATGGCGTCTACCCTGCCCACTtctatgtcatcattatcatagtatacCTCATTCATCAG gtAACTGTGAATTGCATGTTTGTTGGAGTAATGGCATTCTTCGCTCGCATCAGTGACAAGAGTGTTGGAGGGACGTACATGACCCTCCTGAATACTTTCACAAATCTTGGTGGTAATTGGCCATCTTGGATTGCACTCCGATATGTCTCAGATTTGACATGGAAGTCATGTTCTGGGGTCATAAATGTGCTCTCTTGTAACAAAGAAACGGAGAAGCAG GCTTGTGAAGCAGAGGGAGGAACTTGCAGTGTAGATGTCGATGGATACTACATAGAGAGTGCGGTTCTTGTTGTCTTTGGCTTTCTTTGGATGAAGTGGGGAGTGCCAACCATAAGAAGATTACAAGATCTCCCAATGTCGGCGTGGGCAGTCAGTCAGCGGTCTGATTGA